From the genome of Ananas comosus cultivar F153 linkage group 18, ASM154086v1, whole genome shotgun sequence, one region includes:
- the LOC109724351 gene encoding wound-induced protein 1, which translates to MMRLLTGADASDPNPDDFVFEPDSIDAFGPTVLAERADPARSLYWVHVWTVGPDGVITHVREYFNTDLTVTXPSPSSAKKKSPPTSHYCARAPLWQSKLSDTARKSLPGLVLAI; encoded by the coding sequence ATGATGCGCCTGCTCACCGGCGCCGACGCCTCCGACCCCAACCCCGACGACTTCGTGTTCGAGCCCGACTCCATCGACGCCTTCGGCCCCACCGTCCTCGCCGAGCGCGCCGACCCCGCCCGCTCCCTCTACTGGGTCCACGTCTGGACGGTGGGCCCCGATGGGGTGATCACCCACGTCCGCGAGTACTTCAACACCGACCTCACCGTCACCCNcccctccccctcctccgccaaGAAGAAGTCGCCGCCCACCTCCCACTACTGCGCCCGCGCCCCGCTTTGGCAGAGCAAGCTCAGCGACACCGCCCGCAAGTCCCTCCCGGGCCTCGTCCTCgccatataa